In Terriglobia bacterium, a single window of DNA contains:
- a CDS encoding HAMP domain-containing sensor histidine kinase, which translates to MEIMRKNRDVIEAQLAIELSHAQTLKSVAQIVRKYCSRTFGSRAGMFCAERDGRLRIIFQWRSGTISDNPAERASQGLIAQVSRTGIPFFRSGRRTGIGFLPIKNASEHTGGVLVVFLDPGRQRPTDAKERMSRFANIAGASILRAAAFDEAIAARATAERITERQADLLTVISHELRNPMTPILNWAVALSSGALSSEKQSVAIEAIIRNVRALNYLIDDLFDTARISSGKLRLEMAEMRIQEVAREALGATEQAAQNKQLRVTTDIAEGIPAFLADSRRIRQVLINLLNNAIKFTPEGGVITLKIRSRADSVECIITDTGRGIQSSFLPFAFERFRQEKRSSGSAGLGLGLSIVREIVELHRGSIKAHSPGANQGATFRFRLPLTTPPRHAGAAVAGD; encoded by the coding sequence ATGGAGATCATGCGAAAGAACCGGGATGTCATCGAGGCGCAACTTGCAATCGAGCTAAGCCATGCCCAGACGCTCAAGTCCGTCGCTCAAATTGTGAGGAAATACTGCAGCCGTACCTTCGGAAGCCGTGCTGGAATGTTCTGCGCAGAAAGGGATGGCCGGCTCCGGATCATCTTTCAATGGCGATCGGGCACTATCTCAGACAATCCGGCCGAACGCGCCAGTCAGGGTTTGATCGCTCAGGTCTCGCGCACGGGAATTCCCTTTTTCCGGTCTGGAAGGCGCACAGGCATCGGATTTCTTCCGATCAAGAATGCCTCGGAACACACCGGCGGCGTTCTGGTCGTCTTTCTGGACCCTGGGCGCCAGCGGCCAACCGATGCCAAGGAGCGAATGTCTCGATTTGCAAACATTGCAGGAGCTTCCATTTTGAGGGCAGCCGCATTCGATGAGGCCATAGCAGCCCGGGCCACTGCGGAACGAATCACTGAGCGGCAGGCGGATCTCCTGACCGTAATCTCACACGAACTGCGGAACCCGATGACTCCTATATTGAACTGGGCGGTCGCACTGAGCAGCGGCGCATTGTCGTCCGAAAAGCAGAGCGTCGCAATCGAAGCGATCATTCGCAATGTTCGGGCGCTGAATTACCTGATTGACGATCTCTTTGACACCGCACGGATATCCAGCGGGAAGCTCCGTCTGGAGATGGCCGAGATGAGAATACAGGAGGTGGCGCGGGAAGCACTCGGCGCCACAGAACAGGCTGCGCAAAACAAACAACTGCGAGTCACCACGGACATCGCCGAGGGGATTCCGGCGTTCCTGGCGGATTCCCGGCGCATCCGGCAGGTTCTGATCAATCTCCTGAACAACGCCATCAAGTTCACACCCGAGGGCGGAGTCATCACTCTGAAAATCCGCAGCCGTGCCGACAGCGTCGAATGCATCATCACGGATACCGGCAGAGGTATACAGTCCAGCTTCCTGCCCTTTGCATTCGAACGCTTCCGCCAGGAAAAGAGGTCGTCCGGCAGTGCCGGCCTCGGCCTGGGGCTATCCATAGTGCGCGAAATCGTTGAACTTCACCGGGGAAGCATAAAGGCGCACAGTCCCGGCGCCAATCAAGGCGCGACGTTCCGTTTCCGCTTACCGCTCACAACGCCGCCCCGCCATGCCGGAGCGGCGGTTGCCGGTGACTGA
- a CDS encoding DUF1254 domain-containing protein: MRNRSEKRRWNEEDIQGLAEEVYVYGYPALLLDTMRRMHTAFPFPTAEGAPINHFWHSRFLPHLHLKRPLRPHADSLSSTAWVDVSREPVIVSIPATDRYYLLSIFSAWGDIFEAISTRTGGMGGLRAALVGPRWKGRLPDGVSSLVTSSNIVWINGRVQMTGAEDLQLAHHVQDQFALTPLSGWGKSEPPHTSPFPPDIDKGATALDYVGKLSAPGFYTRLSRLMRKIPPPVSDALVLRRFAQIGFFPSDDFAFERLPALTAQAMQSATTGARLTIARAAESPALHVNNWSMRIHPRRSDRNYLSRAAAAMSGFSYSLAEEVTAFHAAKDRAGEMLRGTNEYVIQFDQEHLPPVNGFWSVTLYDSKHLLSANSIHRHVLGDRDRLRLNPDNSISIYIQHNWPGTMKDCNWLPAPRETFELVLQLYWPKTEVLGGMWRPPALTRIH, encoded by the coding sequence ATGAGAAACCGTTCGGAGAAACGGCGCTGGAACGAAGAAGACATTCAGGGGTTGGCGGAAGAGGTATATGTATACGGCTATCCGGCACTCCTGTTGGATACCATGCGCCGGATGCATACAGCGTTTCCGTTTCCGACAGCCGAAGGCGCCCCGATCAATCACTTTTGGCATTCCAGATTCCTGCCGCACCTTCACCTGAAGAGACCTTTGCGGCCGCATGCGGACAGCCTCAGTTCGACGGCGTGGGTTGACGTCTCCAGGGAACCGGTCATTGTCAGCATTCCAGCGACTGATCGCTACTACTTGTTGTCTATTTTCAGCGCATGGGGCGACATTTTCGAGGCCATCAGTACGCGAACCGGCGGCATGGGCGGCCTGCGCGCCGCACTGGTCGGTCCACGCTGGAAAGGCAGGCTGCCGGACGGCGTAAGTTCACTGGTCACTTCATCGAATATTGTTTGGATCAACGGCCGGGTTCAAATGACTGGGGCTGAGGATCTTCAACTCGCCCATCATGTTCAGGATCAATTCGCACTGACGCCCTTGTCTGGCTGGGGCAAATCCGAGCCACCCCATACCAGCCCTTTCCCTCCAGACATCGACAAAGGGGCTACAGCGCTGGATTACGTCGGAAAGTTGAGTGCTCCCGGCTTCTATACCCGGCTATCGAGATTGATGCGGAAAATTCCTCCGCCCGTGTCCGATGCTCTGGTTCTGCGGCGCTTTGCGCAAATCGGGTTCTTTCCATCCGATGACTTTGCTTTCGAGCGGTTGCCCGCCCTCACTGCGCAGGCGATGCAATCCGCAACAACAGGCGCCAGATTGACGATCGCCCGCGCAGCCGAATCTCCGGCTTTGCATGTAAACAACTGGTCCATGCGGATACACCCGCGCCGGTCCGACCGGAATTATCTGAGCCGCGCTGCAGCCGCAATGAGCGGGTTCTCTTATTCGCTGGCGGAAGAGGTCACTGCGTTTCATGCGGCAAAAGACCGCGCCGGTGAGATGCTGCGGGGAACGAACGAATATGTCATCCAGTTTGATCAGGAACACCTGCCGCCGGTAAACGGGTTCTGGTCCGTGACGCTCTACGATTCGAAACACCTGCTGTCCGCCAATTCCATTCATCGTCATGTCCTTGGCGATCGCGACAGGCTCCGATTGAATCCGGACAACTCGATCTCGATCTACATCCAGCATAACTGGCCCGGCACGATGAAAGATTGCAACTGGCTTCCAGCCCCGCGAGAAACGTTCGAATTGGTTCTTCAATTGTATTGGCCGAAAACTGAAGTCCTGGGCGGCATGTGGCGGCCACCCGCTTTGACGCGTATACATTGA